One part of the Streptomyces sp. AM 2-1-1 genome encodes these proteins:
- a CDS encoding succinic semialdehyde dehydrogenase, producing the protein MTDSQATETQAAGARAAAGTNPVAAAPAGARTAADVVTPDLVARLVRGVVGSGRTANHTPLTGEKLADLPESTPEDVATAFERARAAQPVWAATPVRTRAAVLLRFHDLVLQRQAEVLDLIQLETGKARLHAHEEVLAVAVASRHYGRKAPAYLRPKRHTGVVPTLTKVTELRQPRGVIGQIAPWNYPLELSVGDALPAFVAGNAVVMKPDTETALTALWARDLLIEAGLPAEVFQVVLGEGPVVGPEVVQRADYVSFTGSTRTGREVAQGAAARLVGVSLELGGKNAMLVLADADVEKAAAGAVRACFSSAGQLCISIERLYVHESVADDFLARFAARTRAMRLGGSLTYGADMGSLAGERQLEAVVRHVDEAVAKGATLVAGGRARPDIGPLFYEPTILDGVEAPMEVCTQETFGPVVSVYRFRDEDEAVELANATPYGLNASVWTKDGRRGHQVAARLRTGTVNINEGYAPAYGSVQSPMGGMKDSGLGRRHGSEGILKYTEAQTVAQQRLIPLAPSFGMDDEKYAAFMSSSLKVMKAFRLR; encoded by the coding sequence ATGACGGACTCGCAGGCAACGGAAACACAGGCGGCCGGAGCGCGGGCGGCGGCGGGCACCAATCCGGTCGCGGCGGCCCCCGCGGGCGCGCGCACGGCGGCCGACGTGGTCACCCCCGACCTGGTCGCCCGGCTGGTCCGCGGAGTCGTCGGATCCGGACGGACCGCCAACCACACCCCGCTGACCGGCGAGAAGCTGGCCGACCTGCCGGAGTCCACCCCCGAGGACGTGGCTACCGCCTTCGAACGGGCCCGCGCCGCCCAGCCCGTCTGGGCCGCCACCCCGGTACGCACCCGGGCCGCCGTCCTGCTCCGCTTCCACGACCTCGTCCTCCAGCGCCAGGCCGAGGTGCTCGACCTCATCCAGCTGGAGACCGGCAAGGCCCGGCTGCACGCCCACGAGGAGGTGCTGGCGGTCGCCGTCGCCTCCCGCCACTACGGGCGCAAGGCCCCCGCCTACCTGCGCCCGAAGCGGCACACCGGGGTCGTACCGACCCTCACCAAGGTCACCGAACTGCGCCAGCCGCGCGGGGTCATCGGCCAGATCGCCCCCTGGAACTACCCGCTGGAGCTCTCCGTCGGCGACGCGCTGCCCGCCTTCGTCGCCGGCAACGCCGTGGTGATGAAGCCCGACACCGAGACCGCGCTGACCGCGCTCTGGGCCCGTGACCTGCTGATCGAGGCCGGCCTCCCCGCCGAGGTCTTCCAGGTGGTGCTCGGCGAGGGACCGGTCGTCGGCCCGGAGGTCGTGCAGCGCGCCGACTACGTCTCCTTCACCGGCTCCACCCGCACCGGCCGGGAGGTCGCACAAGGCGCGGCGGCCCGGCTCGTCGGCGTCTCGCTGGAGCTCGGCGGCAAGAACGCCATGCTGGTGCTCGCCGACGCGGACGTCGAGAAGGCCGCCGCCGGCGCCGTCCGCGCCTGCTTCTCCTCCGCCGGGCAGCTCTGCATCTCCATCGAACGGCTCTACGTCCACGAGTCCGTCGCCGACGACTTCCTGGCCCGGTTCGCCGCCCGCACCAGGGCGATGCGGCTCGGCGGCTCCCTCACCTACGGCGCCGACATGGGTTCGCTCGCCGGGGAACGCCAGCTGGAGGCCGTCGTCCGGCACGTGGACGAGGCCGTCGCCAAGGGCGCCACCCTCGTCGCGGGCGGCCGGGCGCGCCCCGACATCGGCCCGCTCTTCTACGAGCCGACCATCCTCGACGGCGTCGAGGCGCCGATGGAGGTCTGCACCCAGGAGACCTTCGGCCCGGTCGTCTCGGTCTACCGCTTCCGCGACGAGGACGAGGCGGTGGAGCTCGCCAACGCCACCCCGTACGGTCTCAACGCGAGCGTCTGGACCAAGGACGGCCGTCGCGGCCACCAGGTCGCCGCCCGGCTGCGCACCGGCACCGTCAACATCAACGAGGGGTACGCCCCCGCCTACGGCAGCGTGCAGTCCCCGATGGGCGGCATGAAGGACTCAGGTCTCGGCCGCCGCCACGGCTCCGAGGGCATCCTCAAATACACCGAGGCCCAGACCGTCGCCCAGCAGCGGCTCATCCCGCTCGCCCCGTCGTTCGGCATGGACGACGAGAAGTACGCGGCGTTCATGAGCAGCAGCCTGAAGGTGATGAAGGCGTTCCGGCTGCGCTGA
- a CDS encoding protein kinase: MLAGRYRLVDVLGRGGMGKVWRAEDEVLHRTVAVKELTAGLYVAEADRAVLHARTRKEARAAARISHPGVVTVHDVLDHDDRPWIVMQYVDGPSLADSAKENGEVTPHEAARIGLGVLGALGAAHAAGVLHRDVKPGNVLLARNGQVLLTDFGIAAIEGDSTITRTGELIGSIDYLAPERVQGHDPGPASDLWSLGATLYAAIDGRSPFRRSSPLVTMQAIVSDEPSMPATAGTLGPVIAALLRKDPAGRPSAAETERMLRSVLTGREPRTAQVYVDTRPYPGGTPPGPGAPYARTDREGPSGQRDRTAPTTRQPGPAAQSAPTPPGPSGQTSATPAYSSPAPVSGAPAPGYGVAAPPAGTGAFGAPRPPTGPGAGPGSRSRRRRTLVAVVVAVVLGAGAGLGAVRYVNRADDEAGPPTPTVTARGSTAGPSDGPSTDPSDDPSDVAASSGGTGSVDAVTPPGWKRVDDPAGFSLAVPEGWERRTEGTQIDYTPDGGGHRIRISVDGEPDFDTPYAHMLAMEKNLEDRLPGYARVSLEQNTFRDHSGSLWDFTWTETKDHPGERRGIDQMYFGGTGGPEYALYLTAPVDDWENTRDLFDTMLRSWTPPSGDE; encoded by the coding sequence GTGCTCGCGGGGCGGTACCGCCTGGTGGACGTGCTGGGCCGGGGCGGCATGGGCAAGGTGTGGCGGGCGGAGGACGAGGTGCTCCACCGCACGGTCGCCGTCAAGGAGTTGACCGCGGGCCTGTACGTCGCCGAGGCCGACCGGGCGGTGCTGCACGCGCGCACCCGCAAGGAGGCGCGGGCCGCCGCGCGGATCAGCCACCCCGGCGTCGTCACCGTCCACGACGTCCTCGACCACGACGACCGGCCGTGGATCGTCATGCAGTACGTCGACGGCCCGTCGCTCGCCGACTCCGCCAAGGAGAACGGTGAGGTCACCCCGCACGAAGCGGCGCGGATCGGCCTCGGTGTGCTGGGCGCGCTCGGTGCCGCGCACGCGGCGGGGGTGCTGCACCGGGACGTCAAGCCCGGCAACGTGCTGCTCGCCCGCAACGGACAGGTCCTCCTCACCGACTTCGGCATCGCCGCCATCGAGGGCGACTCGACGATCACCCGGACTGGCGAACTCATTGGCTCCATCGACTACCTGGCGCCGGAGCGGGTGCAGGGCCACGACCCCGGGCCGGCGTCGGACCTCTGGTCGCTGGGCGCCACGCTGTACGCGGCGATCGACGGCCGGTCCCCCTTCCGCCGGTCGTCCCCCCTCGTGACCATGCAGGCGATCGTCTCGGACGAACCGTCGATGCCCGCGACGGCCGGGACCCTCGGGCCGGTGATCGCCGCCCTGCTCCGCAAGGACCCGGCCGGGCGGCCCTCGGCCGCCGAGACCGAGCGGATGCTGCGGAGCGTGCTGACGGGCCGCGAGCCGCGCACCGCGCAGGTGTACGTGGACACGCGGCCCTACCCGGGTGGGACGCCGCCCGGACCGGGCGCGCCGTACGCGCGGACGGATCGGGAAGGGCCGTCCGGGCAGCGGGACCGGACCGCGCCGACCACGCGGCAGCCGGGACCGGCGGCACAGAGTGCGCCCACCCCGCCGGGGCCGTCCGGGCAGACGTCCGCCACGCCCGCGTACTCCTCGCCCGCCCCCGTGTCCGGCGCCCCCGCGCCCGGGTACGGCGTGGCCGCGCCACCGGCCGGCACCGGTGCGTTCGGAGCGCCCCGGCCCCCCACCGGCCCGGGCGCGGGCCCGGGGAGCCGGTCGCGGCGGCGCCGCACTCTGGTGGCCGTGGTGGTGGCGGTGGTGCTCGGCGCCGGAGCCGGACTCGGTGCCGTGCGGTACGTGAACCGCGCCGACGACGAGGCCGGACCGCCCACGCCCACCGTCACCGCGCGGGGGTCCACCGCCGGCCCGTCCGACGGCCCCTCCACCGACCCGAGCGACGACCCGAGCGACGTCGCCGCGTCGTCCGGGGGCACCGGTTCGGTGGACGCCGTGACACCACCGGGGTGGAAGCGGGTGGACGACCCGGCCGGCTTCAGTCTCGCCGTGCCGGAGGGCTGGGAGCGCCGGACCGAGGGCACCCAGATCGACTACACCCCGGACGGGGGCGGACACCGCATCCGCATCAGCGTCGACGGGGAACCCGACTTCGACACCCCGTACGCCCACATGCTCGCCATGGAGAAGAACCTCGAGGACCGGCTCCCCGGGTACGCGCGCGTCTCCCTGGAGCAGAACACCTTCCGCGACCACTCCGGCTCACTCTGGGACTTCACCTGGACGGAGACGAAGGACCATCCGGGGGAGCGGCGGGGGATCGACCAGATGTACTTCGGCGGCACCGGAGGCCCGGAGTACGCGCTCTACCTGACCGCGCCGGTGGACGACTGGGAGAACACCCGGGATCTCTTCGACACGATGCTCAGGAGCTGGACCCCGCCCTCCGGCGACGAGTGA
- a CDS encoding protein kinase codes for MDDYAGRVLADRYRLPLPPSDAYELVETRAFDTYSGQEVLVRQVPLPEVVDAEVLDGDGHPSPVRRASGRAVRRSSDPAVRRAIEAAQTAAQVPDHPRLDQVFDVFAEAGSLWIVSELVPARPLAALLAERPLNPYRAAEIGSDVLTALRVLHAHGWTHRNITVRTVLVCDDGRVMLTGLAAGAAEEALCGYVTVPRPDQDDPGIPLQRHEGDDGFGDTSGEPFDDGGEGTGDGGDEDDDGRDPDGPGHGDRGGRATAPPAPLPPALPAAEDAGYGGGYLPAALPPARPAGPDPYAPEHEARDPYAQGAPARPAGYEPEAFPRPEGGGQELVPRPAAPAVPRHLPPESAAPAGAALPPAEPGAGSSAQLRAARAGAIAAYRAGTRAATARVTEEQLRAEERRRAEEEQRLAEEERAAEEEQRAAEEPEPHVPPRPAAGALPPLPSGWGRSSADLYPDRYDDEDDEDDDDPQDPGPAAPGRRVHLAGSWEDGHSGRPVSAGGSGADALRADAHRESSPAARTRADVERVPAGGWDSVVASGDQGPVYRGPATPLAAERARQARIAVVGAVTERWAPEQAGPVHENWQLAPPIGPATDLWALGALLYRAVQGHAPYPEENAAELVQMVCGEPPAFAEECGALRPVVESLLRQDPAERPDFEELRGWLRSLVRSAPEPEAGADVVPLPAADAGKLPIVRRKGELVRRRRGRFRSASQGRHRQGRQGGPGLQEEGGLESLGLRAHPEPDERAYREPPRPQAYHQPPEPQERRPPREPREPKVLRDKGGRPPRRLGRLLLLLILLALAGAVVYAVAFLPKNEDATRTGAAPTPAATGSAAPSGSAPPAEKPSPSASDAASSAPGTQDPQTSRSAVALPPGYTLRKDPEGFEVGVLKDWQRSPANADRQVRYGSDGFSLLIVPGRDTVRANGADPLAYQRDREAELQPFRDSSWSTATGLRRVDVGRQAMAEGQYTWQDVNGREVYVRNLAMVVDGRYHIIQVIGPVNERDQVTSIYQQVISSYKVTS; via the coding sequence GTGGATGACTACGCGGGTCGGGTGCTCGCCGACCGCTACCGCCTTCCGCTGCCGCCTTCCGACGCCTACGAACTCGTCGAGACGCGGGCCTTCGACACCTACAGCGGCCAGGAGGTCCTGGTCCGGCAGGTCCCGCTGCCCGAGGTCGTCGACGCCGAGGTGCTCGACGGCGACGGACACCCCTCGCCGGTGCGCAGGGCCTCCGGCCGGGCCGTACGCCGCTCCTCCGACCCCGCGGTCCGCCGGGCGATAGAGGCGGCGCAGACCGCCGCCCAGGTGCCGGACCACCCGCGGCTGGACCAGGTCTTCGACGTGTTCGCCGAGGCGGGCTCGCTCTGGATCGTCAGCGAACTCGTCCCGGCCCGGCCGCTCGCCGCGCTCCTGGCGGAACGCCCCCTCAACCCGTACCGCGCCGCCGAGATCGGCTCCGACGTGCTCACCGCCCTGCGGGTGCTGCACGCGCACGGCTGGACCCACCGCAACATCACCGTGCGCACGGTGCTGGTCTGCGACGACGGCCGGGTGATGCTGACCGGCCTCGCGGCGGGCGCCGCCGAGGAGGCCCTCTGCGGGTACGTCACCGTGCCCCGGCCCGACCAGGACGATCCGGGGATCCCGCTCCAGCGGCACGAAGGCGACGACGGCTTCGGCGACACGTCCGGCGAGCCCTTCGACGACGGTGGCGAGGGAACCGGCGACGGCGGGGACGAGGACGACGACGGCCGGGACCCCGACGGCCCCGGACACGGCGACCGGGGCGGACGCGCCACCGCGCCGCCCGCCCCGCTCCCCCCTGCGCTGCCGGCCGCCGAGGACGCCGGGTACGGCGGCGGGTACCTCCCCGCCGCGCTCCCCCCGGCGCGGCCCGCCGGACCCGACCCGTACGCGCCGGAGCACGAAGCCCGCGACCCGTACGCGCAGGGAGCCCCGGCGCGGCCCGCCGGGTACGAGCCGGAGGCGTTCCCGCGCCCGGAGGGCGGGGGGCAGGAGCTGGTGCCCCGTCCGGCCGCCCCCGCGGTCCCGCGCCACCTGCCCCCGGAGTCCGCCGCGCCCGCAGGCGCCGCGCTGCCGCCCGCCGAGCCCGGCGCGGGGTCCTCCGCCCAGTTGCGGGCCGCCCGGGCCGGCGCGATAGCGGCCTACCGGGCGGGTACCCGGGCGGCAACGGCCCGCGTCACCGAGGAGCAGCTGCGCGCCGAGGAACGCCGCCGGGCCGAGGAGGAGCAGCGCCTGGCCGAAGAGGAGCGGGCGGCCGAGGAGGAGCAGCGGGCGGCCGAGGAGCCGGAGCCGCATGTTCCGCCGCGCCCCGCCGCCGGAGCGCTGCCGCCGCTGCCCAGTGGGTGGGGCCGCTCGTCCGCGGACCTCTACCCCGACCGCTACGACGACGAGGACGACGAGGACGACGACGACCCGCAGGACCCGGGCCCGGCCGCGCCGGGCCGCCGCGTCCACCTCGCGGGGTCCTGGGAGGACGGCCACTCGGGCCGCCCCGTGTCCGCGGGCGGTTCCGGTGCCGACGCCCTGCGGGCGGACGCCCACCGCGAGTCGTCGCCCGCCGCACGGACCCGGGCCGATGTCGAGCGCGTCCCGGCCGGGGGCTGGGACTCCGTCGTCGCCTCCGGCGACCAGGGGCCCGTGTACCGGGGGCCGGCCACCCCGCTCGCCGCCGAGCGCGCCCGGCAGGCCCGGATCGCCGTCGTCGGTGCCGTCACCGAGCGGTGGGCGCCGGAGCAGGCCGGACCGGTCCACGAGAACTGGCAGCTCGCCCCGCCCATCGGCCCCGCCACCGACCTCTGGGCGCTCGGCGCCCTGCTCTACCGCGCGGTCCAGGGGCACGCCCCCTACCCGGAGGAGAACGCCGCCGAGCTGGTCCAGATGGTGTGCGGGGAACCGCCCGCCTTCGCGGAGGAGTGCGGGGCGCTGCGCCCCGTCGTGGAGTCCCTGCTGCGCCAGGACCCCGCCGAGCGGCCCGACTTCGAGGAGCTGCGGGGCTGGCTGCGCTCCCTCGTCCGCTCCGCGCCGGAGCCCGAGGCCGGAGCGGACGTCGTCCCGCTGCCCGCCGCCGACGCCGGCAAGCTGCCCATCGTCCGCCGCAAGGGCGAACTCGTCCGCAGGCGCAGGGGCCGTTTCCGCTCCGCGTCCCAGGGCCGGCACCGCCAGGGCCGGCAGGGCGGCCCGGGCCTCCAGGAGGAGGGCGGGCTGGAGTCCCTGGGGCTGCGCGCCCACCCGGAGCCGGACGAGCGGGCCTACCGCGAGCCGCCCCGGCCACAGGCGTACCACCAGCCTCCGGAGCCCCAGGAGCGACGTCCGCCCCGGGAGCCGCGCGAGCCCAAGGTGCTGCGCGACAAGGGCGGCAGGCCGCCGCGCCGCCTCGGCAGGCTGCTCCTCCTGCTCATCCTGCTGGCGCTGGCCGGGGCCGTGGTCTACGCGGTCGCGTTCCTGCCGAAGAACGAGGACGCCACCCGCACGGGCGCCGCGCCCACCCCGGCGGCCACCGGCTCGGCGGCGCCCTCGGGCTCCGCGCCGCCGGCGGAGAAGCCCTCCCCGTCCGCCTCCGACGCGGCCTCGTCGGCGCCCGGCACCCAGGATCCGCAGACGAGCCGCTCCGCCGTCGCGCTCCCGCCGGGGTACACGCTCCGCAAGGACCCGGAGGGGTTCGAGGTGGGCGTGTTGAAGGACTGGCAGCGCAGCCCCGCCAACGCGGACCGGCAGGTCCGCTACGGCAGCGACGGGTTCAGCCTGCTGATCGTGCCGGGCCGGGACACCGTGCGGGCCAACGGCGCCGACCCGCTGGCGTACCAGCGGGACAGGGAGGCCGAGTTGCAGCCCTTCCGCGACTCCTCCTGGTCGACGGCGACCGGGCTCCGCCGGGTCGACGTCGGTCGGCAGGCCATGGCCGAGGGGCAGTACACCTGGCAGGACGTAAACGGCCGTGAGGTGTACGTCCGCAACCTCGCGATGGTCGTCGACGGCCGCTACCACATCATCCAGGTCATCGGCCCCGTCAACGAGCGCGACCAGGTCACCTCGATCTACCAACAGGTCATCTCCTCGTACAAGGTCACCTCCTGA
- a CDS encoding serine/threonine protein kinase, which translates to MSEAEQANGPQRDTEGRLLAGRYRLGKVLGRGGMGTVWRAEDETLGRTVAVKELRFPTAIDEDEKRRLITRTLREAKAIARIRNTSAITVYDVVDEDDRPWIVMELVEGKSLAEVIREDGTLTPRRAAEVGLAILDVLRSAHREGILHRDVKPSNVLMSQEGRVVLTDFGIAQVEGDPSVTSTGMLVGAPSYISPERARGHKPGPPADLWSLGGLLYASVEGSPPYDKGSAIATLTAVMTEPLDPPKNAGPLKDVIYGLLARDPEQRLDDAGARALLTAVVNAPEQPAADATRIMSLPTGVGPASADGPTPPPADARTPAPTPAGEGTRDRLRGALRSVRNSKAAAAGAAGASAATPAEAAPSGPTATGERPAAGRTAAGAGVVTASASGPVPPRGTGASPRASLTDVVPRRTLAIIAGVVVLAVVGTVLALNLGGDDSDTKGAGTQGSPAASTGGADASGKDDDGTEGQGKSEDSATPSPAGTPSASPTPSKSAPPRSEDPDALPQGYAKVTDSRFHFSMAMPASYRRTDIAGTSSGGVYNASKGDFPRVQVDYNSSPGKDAAAAWSAAVAGTRAMSNDYRHIGIEKVDYRGYPTVADWEFERTQNGERIHVLNRGFRADSTHGYSIMVSCPAAEWDAKECRTLRETAFATFAQKD; encoded by the coding sequence ATGTCGGAGGCGGAGCAGGCAAACGGGCCCCAACGGGACACCGAGGGACGTCTTCTCGCGGGGCGGTACCGGCTCGGGAAGGTGCTCGGCCGGGGCGGCATGGGTACCGTCTGGCGCGCCGAGGACGAGACCCTCGGCCGTACGGTCGCGGTGAAGGAACTCCGGTTCCCCACGGCCATCGACGAGGACGAGAAGCGACGGCTGATCACGCGCACGCTGCGCGAGGCGAAGGCGATCGCGCGCATCCGCAACACCAGCGCCATCACCGTCTACGACGTGGTCGACGAGGACGACCGGCCGTGGATCGTCATGGAACTGGTCGAGGGCAAGTCCCTCGCCGAAGTGATCCGTGAGGACGGCACGCTGACGCCCCGACGGGCGGCGGAGGTCGGACTCGCCATCCTCGACGTGCTGCGCTCCGCGCACCGCGAGGGGATCCTGCACCGGGACGTGAAGCCGTCCAACGTGCTGATGTCCCAGGAAGGCCGGGTGGTCCTCACCGACTTCGGCATCGCGCAGGTCGAAGGCGACCCCTCGGTGACCTCCACCGGGATGCTGGTCGGCGCCCCCTCGTACATCTCGCCGGAGCGCGCCCGCGGCCACAAGCCCGGACCGCCCGCCGACCTCTGGTCGCTCGGCGGTCTGCTCTACGCGAGCGTCGAGGGCAGCCCTCCGTACGACAAGGGCTCGGCCATCGCGACGCTGACCGCCGTGATGACCGAACCGCTCGACCCGCCGAAGAACGCCGGGCCGCTGAAGGACGTCATCTACGGCCTCCTCGCCCGCGACCCCGAGCAGCGGCTCGACGACGCCGGTGCGCGGGCCCTGCTCACCGCCGTCGTCAACGCGCCGGAGCAGCCGGCCGCCGACGCCACCCGGATCATGTCGCTGCCCACCGGGGTGGGGCCGGCCTCCGCGGACGGGCCCACCCCGCCCCCGGCCGACGCGCGGACGCCGGCGCCCACCCCGGCCGGCGAGGGCACCCGCGACCGTCTGCGCGGCGCGCTGCGCTCGGTGCGCAACTCGAAGGCCGCCGCCGCGGGGGCGGCGGGTGCGTCCGCCGCGACCCCGGCCGAGGCGGCCCCGTCCGGCCCGACCGCCACCGGCGAGCGGCCCGCCGCCGGCCGTACGGCGGCCGGCGCCGGTGTCGTCACGGCCTCGGCGTCCGGACCGGTGCCGCCGCGCGGGACCGGTGCGTCCCCCCGTGCCTCGCTCACCGACGTGGTGCCGCGCCGGACCCTGGCGATCATCGCCGGTGTCGTGGTGCTGGCCGTCGTCGGCACGGTGCTCGCGCTCAACCTCGGCGGAGACGACTCCGACACCAAGGGCGCGGGGACGCAGGGGAGTCCGGCCGCATCCACCGGTGGGGCCGACGCCTCCGGCAAGGACGACGACGGTACGGAGGGGCAGGGGAAGTCCGAGGACTCCGCAACCCCCTCCCCGGCCGGTACCCCGTCGGCGTCCCCCACGCCGTCGAAGAGCGCGCCCCCGCGGAGCGAGGACCCCGACGCGCTGCCGCAGGGGTACGCGAAGGTCACCGACAGCCGCTTCCACTTCTCCATGGCGATGCCCGCCTCCTACCGGCGCACCGACATAGCCGGCACCAGTTCCGGCGGCGTCTACAACGCCTCGAAGGGCGACTTCCCGCGCGTCCAGGTCGACTACAACAGCTCGCCCGGCAAGGACGCCGCCGCGGCCTGGTCGGCGGCGGTCGCGGGGACGCGGGCCATGAGCAACGACTACCGGCACATCGGCATCGAGAAGGTCGACTACCGCGGTTATCCGACCGTCGCGGACTGGGAGTTCGAGCGCACCCAGAACGGTGAGCGGATCCACGTCCTCAACCGCGGCTTCCGGGCCGACTCCACCCACGGTTACTCGATCATGGTGAGCTGCCCGGCCGCCGAGTGGGACGCGAAGGAGTGCCGCACCCTGCGCGAGACGGCGTTCGCCACCTTCGCGCAGAAGGACTGA